One part of the Bradyrhizobium sp. CB1650 genome encodes these proteins:
- the ccoN gene encoding cytochrome-c oxidase, cbb3-type subunit I produces MSQPSTLKSMTVGESGLAAVFAVTAFLCVIAAAKALDAPFAFHAGLSAAASLAAVFCIINRYFERPAALPPAEINGRPNYNMGPIKFSAFMAMFWGIAGFLVGLIIASQLAWPWLNFDLPWTSFGRLRPLHTSAVIFAFGGNVLIATSFYVVQKSCRARLAGDLAPWFVVVGYNFFILIAGTGYLLGVTQSKEYAEPEWYADLWLTIVWVTYLLVFLVTIIKRKEPHIFVANWFYLAFIVTIAVLHLGNNPALPVSVFGSKSYVAWGGIQDAMFQWWYGHNAVGFFLTAGFLAIMYYFIPKRAERPIYSYRLSIIHFWALIFLYIWAGPHHLHYTALPDWTQTLGMTFSVMLWMPSWGGMINGLMTLSGAWDKLRTDPVLRMLVVSVAFYGMSTFEGPMMSIKVVNSLSHYTDWTIGHVHSGALGWVGFVSFGALYCLVPWAWNRKGLYSLKLVNWHFWIATLGIVLYISAMWVSGILQGLMWRAYTSLGFLEYSFIETVEAMHPFYIVRAAGGALFLIGSLIMAFNLWMTVRVGEAEVQMPVALQPAE; encoded by the coding sequence ATGAGCCAGCCCTCCACGTTGAAATCCATGACCGTCGGTGAAAGCGGCCTGGCGGCAGTTTTCGCGGTCACCGCCTTTCTCTGCGTGATCGCTGCGGCCAAGGCGCTCGATGCGCCGTTCGCCTTCCATGCCGGACTCAGCGCGGCCGCGAGCCTGGCCGCGGTCTTCTGCATCATCAACCGCTACTTCGAGCGCCCGGCGGCACTGCCGCCGGCAGAGATCAACGGTCGCCCCAACTACAACATGGGTCCGATCAAGTTCTCGGCCTTCATGGCGATGTTCTGGGGCATCGCCGGATTCCTCGTCGGCCTCATCATCGCCTCACAACTCGCGTGGCCCTGGCTGAACTTCGATCTGCCTTGGACCAGCTTCGGCCGTTTGAGGCCGCTGCACACCTCGGCGGTGATCTTCGCCTTCGGCGGAAACGTGCTGATCGCAACCTCCTTCTATGTGGTGCAGAAGTCGTGCCGCGCGCGTCTGGCCGGCGACCTCGCACCCTGGTTCGTCGTGGTCGGCTACAACTTCTTCATCCTGATCGCCGGCACCGGCTATCTGCTCGGCGTCACCCAGTCCAAGGAATATGCCGAGCCGGAATGGTACGCCGACCTCTGGCTGACCATCGTCTGGGTGACCTATCTGCTGGTTTTTCTCGTGACGATCATCAAGCGCAAGGAACCGCACATTTTCGTCGCGAACTGGTTCTATCTCGCCTTCATCGTGACGATCGCGGTCCTGCATCTCGGCAACAATCCCGCGCTTCCCGTCTCGGTGTTCGGCTCGAAGTCCTATGTCGCCTGGGGCGGCATCCAGGACGCGATGTTCCAATGGTGGTACGGCCACAACGCGGTCGGATTCTTCCTGACCGCGGGCTTCCTCGCCATCATGTACTACTTCATCCCCAAGCGCGCCGAGCGGCCGATCTATTCGTATCGGCTGTCGATCATCCATTTCTGGGCGCTGATCTTCCTCTACATCTGGGCCGGACCCCACCATCTGCACTACACGGCGCTGCCGGACTGGACGCAGACGCTGGGCATGACCTTCTCGGTGATGCTGTGGATGCCTTCCTGGGGCGGCATGATCAACGGCCTGATGACGCTATCTGGCGCGTGGGACAAGCTGCGCACCGACCCCGTGCTGCGCATGCTCGTCGTCTCCGTCGCCTTCTACGGCATGTCGACTTTCGAAGGTCCGATGATGTCGATCAAGGTCGTCAACTCGCTCAGCCACTACACCGACTGGACCATCGGCCACGTGCATTCCGGCGCGCTCGGCTGGGTCGGCTTCGTCTCCTTCGGTGCGCTCTACTGCCTGGTGCCGTGGGCCTGGAATCGCAAGGGGCTGTACAGCCTGAAGCTGGTCAACTGGCACTTCTGGATCGCCACCCTCGGCATCGTCCTCTACATCTCCGCGATGTGGGTGTCCGGCATTCTCCAGGGCCTGATGTGGCGTGCCTACACCTCGCTCGGCTTTCTCGAATATTCCTTCATCGAGACCGTCGAGGCGATGCACCCCTTCTACATCGTCCGCGCAGCCGGCGGCGCGCTGTTCCTGATCGGCTCGCTGATCATGGCCTTCAATCTCTGGATGACGGTTCGCGTGGGCGAGGCGGAAGTCCAGATGCCCGTCGCTCTTCAGCCGGCGGAATGA